A part of Desulfovibrio legallii genomic DNA contains:
- a CDS encoding division/cell wall cluster transcriptional repressor MraZ, translated as MQKIFSKSLSRSLDPKGRLMLPPEYREGLCAASENGAFWLTAFYGRLVAYLPEDWGAVTTQLCRIALPSPRLAHFKTKVMGLAQELIPDAQGRVRIPQALIREADLKKDVMLVGMFNKFEIWDQSRFDALSIEDVSAELAASGLDISL; from the coding sequence GTGCAAAAGATCTTCAGCAAAAGCCTTTCCCGCAGCCTGGACCCCAAGGGCCGGCTTATGCTCCCGCCGGAGTACCGGGAGGGGCTTTGCGCCGCGAGTGAGAACGGGGCCTTCTGGCTTACCGCTTTTTATGGCCGCCTGGTGGCCTATCTTCCGGAAGACTGGGGGGCCGTCACCACGCAATTGTGCCGCATAGCCCTGCCTTCGCCCCGCCTGGCCCATTTTAAAACCAAGGTCATGGGCCTGGCGCAGGAGCTGATCCCGGACGCGCAGGGCAGGGTGCGCATACCCCAGGCGCTCATCCGCGAAGCCGACCTTAAAAAGGACGTCATGCTGGTGGGCATGTTCAACAAATTTGAAATTTGGGACCAGAGCCGATTCGACGCCCTGAGCATTGAGGATGTTTCCGCGGAGCTGGCCGCCAGCGGGCTGGACATCAGCCTGTAA